A DNA window from Naumovozyma dairenensis CBS 421 chromosome 8, complete genome contains the following coding sequences:
- the SPS100 gene encoding Sps100p (similar to Saccharomyces cerevisiae SPS100 (YHR139C) and YGP1 (YNL160W); ancestral locus Anc_2.98), with translation MKIQNIISTILAICTLAQASPFIPYYGKQANVTGGGAAGGNMTGGAGAGNMTGGANGTGGAGAGGVAGGAAGGAAGAGAGAGEQGQGRVKVIVTGGQVPVSVNSDPNIDVTTLFNATSALNITQLYSVARECNSSLSGGQYQGVVIVGNKPSLESLGFFTNIVVNSNTSMVVTNNAINGIPIARSNRSEGRGCLLVDVKGVVYSGVFPAYKVPVGIYDGKTVHWFYDSYQPVLTSFNSTLRTQFTNFTNPNAVSNSSNIVVPIVYEGSYSSNLVSSLGNSVNGLVVVSSSQSNSTSSSTSSASQGINLPIVYASGNSKLGYIRNDSVPTGAISAGYLSPAQAQILLSVAVANGVNSTQSLKMLYP, from the coding sequence atgaaaattcaaaatattatatcaaCAATTCTAGCAATTTGCACCTTAGCACAAGCTTCTCCCTTCATACCATATTATGGGAAACAAGCAAATGTTACAGGCGGTGGTGCTGCTGGGGGTAATATGACTGGAGGTGCTGGTGCTGGTAACATGACTGGTGGTGCCAACGGTACAGGAGGTGCTGGAGCAGGAGGTGTTGCTGGTGGTGCTGCCGGTGGCGCTGCTGGTGCTGGTGCTGGTGCTGGAGAACAAGGACAAGGGAGAGTGAAAGTCATTGTTACTGGTGGTCAAGTACCAGTCTCTGTCAACTCCGATCCTAATATCGATGTAACAACATTATTTAACGCTACTTCAGCATTGAATATTACTCAATTATACAGCGTCGCAAGAGAATGTAACAGTTCGTTGAGTGGCGGACAATATCAAGGTGTTGTTATCGTCGGTAATAAACCATCTTTGGAATCTTTGGGCTTCTTCActaatattgttgttaaCAGTAATACTTCAATGGTTGTCACAAATAATGCAATTAATGGTATTCCAATCGCAAGATCCAACCGTTCAGAAGGACGTGGTTGCTTACTAGTAGATGTCAAAGGTGTTGTTTATTCTGGTGTGTTCCCTGCTTATAAAGTACCAGTTGGTATTTATGATGGAAAGACAGTTCATTGGTTCTATGATTCATATCAACCAGTGTTGACAAGCTTTAATTCCACTCTTAGAACACAATTTACTAACTTCACCAATCCAAATGCCGTCTCTAACTCTTCTAATATTGTTGTCCCAATTGTCTATGAAGGCAGTTATTCAAGCAACCTAGTTTCAAGCTTAGGTAATTCAGTTAATGGTTTGGTGGTAGTGAGTTCAAGTCAATCTAATTCAACATCTTCCTCTACTTCAAGCGCTTCACAAGGTATTAATTTACCAATCGTTTATGCTTCTGGAAACTCTAAATTAGGCTATATTAGAAATGATTCCGTTCCTACTGGAGCAATTTCAGCAGGTTACTTAAGCCCTGCACAAGCACAAATCTTGTTGTCAGTTGCAGTTGCAAATGGTGTTAATTCTACACAATCTTTGAAGATGCTTTACCcatga
- the NDAI0H03640 gene encoding uncharacterized protein (similar to Saccharomyces cerevisiae YHR140W; ancestral locus Anc_2.97) codes for MPVESLSKPTVRSLFFNLVCFVISSWGLRWATTITLPPSLRQAGHKQFLTNISVIVTLFSNITNIADFFIQRYAKCPTLRNRSHRISKHTILPVALVMESIVPAVYWPLRLFAMKLIMQGIPENNSPSPIPLSVDCAIHLVPFVFLFADHYLSGSGEKFVISNKKAWVIVTLLGLSYYRFLGLLINTERGQSYPYPFLDVDEPYKSIIFVAVTSITWLFYVLYQKFPPYVSLKKRSAKKQF; via the coding sequence ATGCCAGTAGAGTCATTATCGAAACCAACCGTACGTTCActgtttttcaatttagtCTGTTTCGTCATTTCAAGTTGGGGACTTCGCTGGGCAACTACAATTACTTTACCTCCATCTCTAAGACAAGCAGGCCataaacaatttttaaCCAATATATCAGTGATTGTTACTTTATTTAGTAACATCACAAACATTGCcgatttttttattcaaagatatGCCAAATGTCCAACACTACGTAATAGATCACATAGAATTAGTAAACACACTATTTTACCAGTAGCTCTGGTAATGGAATCCATCGTTCCCGCCGTTTATTGGCCATTACGTTTATTCGCtatgaaattaattatgCAAGGTATACCAGAAAATAATTCACCTTCTCCAATTCCACTTTCAGTAGACTGTGCCATTCATTTGGTAccttttgttttcttatttgCTGACCATTATCTATCCGGTTCGGGAGAAAAATTTGTTATTTCAAACAAAAAGGCTTGGGTTATTGTTACACTTCTAGGACTCTCTTACTACAGATTCTTGGGGCTTTTAATTAATACTGAAAGGGGACAATCTTATCCATATCCTTTCTTAGACGTCGATGAACCATATAAGTCGATTATCTTCGTTGCTGTAACTTCCATAACTTGGTTATTTTATGTCCTTTATCAAAAGTTTCCACCTTATGTCtcattaaagaaaagaagtgCCAAGAAACAATTCTAA
- the RPL42B gene encoding 60S ribosomal protein eL42 (similar to Saccharomyces cerevisiae RPL42B (YHR141C) and RPL42A (YNL162W); ancestral locus Anc_2.95): MVNVPKTRKTYCKGKACRKHTQHKVTQYKAGKASLFAQGKRRYDRKQSGFGGQTKPIFHKKAKTTKKVVLRLECVNCKTKAQLTLKRCKHFELGGEKKQKGAALQF; encoded by the exons ATGG TTAACGTTCCAAAGACCAGAAAGACCTACTGTAAAGGTAAAGCCTGTCGTAAGCACACCCAACACAAGGTTACCCAATACAAAGCTGGTAAAGCTTCTTTGTTCGCTCAAGGTAAGAGACGTTATGACCGTAAACAATCTGGTTTCGGTGGTCAAACTAAGCCAATTTTCCACAAGAAAGCTAAGACTACCAAGAAGGTTGTTTTGAGATTGGAATGTGTTAACTGTAAGACTAAGGCTCAATTGACTTTGAAGAGATGTAAGCACTTCGAATTAGGTGGTGAAAAGAAGCAAAAGGGTGCTGCTTTACAATTTTGA
- the CHS7 gene encoding Chs7p (similar to Saccharomyces cerevisiae CHS7 (YHR142W); ancestral locus Anc_2.94), with product MGISDFASICAKAPLPLCSVVKSTSHYILSNSTTVHNFDPEHLNVGILPRCYSRPIVLANTVIFGIGNAFINIGALGVLLIIIFNIRQKYTAIGRTEYLYFFQLTLLLTIFTLIVDCGVSPPGSSSYPYFVAIQIGFAGACCWSLLVTGFLGFNLWEDGTFKSMFFVRTASFLGFAANFLASILTFKSWIQDHHISSMDTTGMFVVVYIVNAVILFIYTLCQLLVSLFVVRNLWVTGSILLGVFFFVMGQIMSYALSNVICEGVNHYLDGLFFGSLCNLFTLMMVYKIWDMTTDDDLEFSVSVNKEGLVVYSNEF from the coding sequence ATGGGGATAAGCGATTTTGCATCGATATGTGCGAAAGCACCGTTACCATTGTGCTCTGTTGTTAAATCAACATCTCATTACATTCTTTCGAATTCAACGACAGTCCATAATTTTGATCCAGAACATTTGAACGTTGGTATACTGCCACGTTGTTATTCAAGACCTATCGTTCTGGCCAACACAGTTATTTTCGGTATAGGGAACgcatttattaatattggTGCTCTTGGTGTACTTTtaatcatcatttttaacATAAGACAAAAATACACAGCAATAGGAAGAACAGAGtacctttattttttccaacttacattattattgactATCTTTACTTTGATAGTTGATTGTGGGGTATCACCACCAGGATCATCTTCATATCCATACTTTGTCGCCATACAGATAGGTTTCGCCGGTGCATGTTGTTGGTCCCTCTTAGTTACCGGGTTTTTGGGGTTTAATCTATGGGAAGATGGTACGTTTAAATCAATGTTTTTTGTTCGTACTGCATCATTCTTAGGATTTGCTGCCAATTTTTTGGCATCCATCCTAACTTTCAAATCCTGGATTCAAGACCATCACATTTCCTCAATGGATACCACGGGGATGTTTGTTGTAGTCTACATTGTCAATGCagttattttatttatatatacactTTGTCAATTGTTAGTTTCCTTATTCGTGGTAAGGAATCTATGGGTTACCGGCTCCATTTTACTAGgtgttttcttcttcgtaATGGGCCAAATTATGAGTTATGCACTTTCCAACGTCATCTGTGAAGGGGTGAACCATTACTTGGACGGATTATTCTTTGGAAGTCTTTGCAATCTATTTACGTTAATGATGGTTTACAAGATTTGGGACATGACTACTGATGATGACCTTGAATTCAGTGTCAGTGTGAACAAGGAAGGACTTGTTGTATATAGCAATGAATTTTAA
- the DSE2 gene encoding Dse2p (similar to Saccharomyces cerevisiae DSE2 (YHR143W); ancestral locus Anc_2.90) produces the protein MNYKLLSFTFFTLLLSTLLPTTSAKDVIKFITSDGVVYSYAVMTKTLKPATMVVKTVQYTTTRVREVTLSNSVIATTTEKYTVASTVTTSSSSSPINSRDASTTSAAVSLSPTSLSVPSSSSFTTITSAYQTSPSTKTTKTLSPSSSSSSKKQMSTLQLQSSSVVSSSADSTSIISSITSSLITSSTDVSSNSSPISSKADDGTCYIEYSTDDDEYYSTVYITDSSQSVDAATTITSTKVVYVTATI, from the coding sequence ATGAACTATAAATTACTTTCCTTCACATTTtttacattattattatcaacttTACTTCCAACAACCTCAGCAAAGGACGtgattaaattcattactTCTGATGGTGTTGTCTATAGTTATGCTGTCATGACCAAGACTCTCAAACCTGCGACAATGGTCGTCAAAACAGTCCAATATACTACAACCCGCGTTAGGGAGGTCACTTTATCAAATTCTGTTATTGCAACCACAACAGAGAAATACACAGTTGCTTCTACTGTTACtacatcttcatcatcatctccAATTAATTCGAGAGATGCCTCAACAACATCGGCTGCTGTATCTCTTTCACCCACATCTTTATCCGTTCCTTCTTCATCCTCCTTCACAACTATAACTTCTGCATATCAAACCTCACCCTCTAccaaaacaacaaaaactCTAAGTCCAAGTTCTTCTAGTTCAAGCAAGAAACAAATGTCAACATTACAACTGCAGTCCTCATCTGTTGTATCATCTTCAGCTGATTCAACTTCTATAATATCTTCCATTACTTCTTCGTTAATAACATCATCTACAGATGTATCATCTAACAGCAGTCCAATATCTTCTAAAGCTGATGATGGAACTTGTtatatagaatattctACTGATGACGATGAATATTACAGCACAGTTTACATAACGGATTCATCTCAATCTGTAGATGCAGCTACGACGATAACGAGTACGAAAGTGGTTTATGTAACGGCTACTATCTAA
- the RPC10 gene encoding DNA-directed RNA polymerase core subunit RPC10 (similar to Saccharomyces cerevisiae RPC10 (YHR143W-A); ancestral locus Anc_2.87): protein MSREGFQIPTNLDVAAAGTSQARTATLKYICAECSSKLSLSRTDPVRCKDCGHRILLKARTKRMVQFEAR from the coding sequence ATGTCTCGTGAAGGTTTCCAAATCCCAACTAATTTAGATGTTGCCGCTGCTGGTACATCTCAAGCTAGAACAGCtactttgaaatatatttgtGCTGAATGCTCCAGTAAATTGTCACTTTCTAGAACTGATCCTGTCCGTTGTAAAGATTGTGGTCATAGAATTTTGTTGAAAGCTAGAACTAAGAGAATGGTTCAATTTGAAGCTAGATAA
- the CRP1 gene encoding Crp1p (similar to Saccharomyces cerevisiae CRP1 (YHR146W) and MDG1 (YNL173C); ancestral locus Anc_2.81), which produces MSDLKTVSYKFQWPAGPESVVLTGQFDHWKGSLPMVKNGTTKSFELEMPIKFDRPTQKIHFKFIVDGVWTTSDSYKREINYEGIENNFISMDDVYSNKTQSANVSRIPEAGGLPMSIPSKNSSNASQNRMSGPPSTSNRKKGKGKKKKVKKRIRKNKITGEQTVVSEQIESLENSKSNLDDDNEQEEEEESTTTTNGTTPVSSKNHTPAPELQAEVEKENEEEPSFHILPITEEKKHENASNIIGGPGPVIVENPTEVKEFYEVRDVDADELNKRLNNELKEKELQEENQREPEAEIIPESTIPGKVDDEVTEPVHTPANVSPIEEGEQQHQPIEVINESANVENDNSKQIIDNDNVAPSKTDDIVEPIAEKKNLEPENKEIIEEREKLEDTNSTPMATMVTPTTPEEQKHEVPEFQSKLDPKVRKNEIENEAKEEPQEIQKEPTPIAEPIVSESPKKPTTTTTMEQKQAEIKESPRKKTTTKTTNIATAKATEPTKKQTTKPKPTTTKPKSQATPSTQEADKKKKKKKGLFGKIKKLFS; this is translated from the coding sequence atgTCAGATCTTAAAACAGTATCCTATAAGTTTCAATGGCCAGCAGGTCCGGAAAGTGTAGTCCTAACAGGCCAATTTGATCATTGGAAAGGTTCTCTACCAATGGTAAAGAACGGTACTACGAAGTCATTCGAATTAGAAATGCCTATCAAATTCGATAGACCAACTCAAAAGATTCATTTCAAGTTCATCGTTGATGGTGTTTGGACCACTAGCGATTCTTATAAGAGAGAAATTAATTATGAAggtattgaaaataatttcatttcaaTGGATGACGTCTATTCGAATAAAACCCAATCCGCTAATGTGTCAAGAATTCCAGAAGCTGGTGGATTACCAATGTCCATCCCTTCTAAAAATAGTAGTAATGCTTCACAAAATCGTATGAGCGGACCACCTTCAACAAGTAATAGGAAGAAGGGGAAAGgtaaaaagaagaaggttaAGAagagaattagaaaaaataaaatcacTGGTGAACAAACTGTGGTATCTGAACAAATAGAAAGTTTAGAGAACTCTAAATCAAatcttgatgatgataatgaacaagaagaagaagaggaaagTACTACTACCACTAATGGTACTACTCCGGTATCTTCCAAAAATCACACTCCTGCTCCTGAATTACAAGCCGAAGTTGAGAAGGAAAACGAGGAGGAACCATCTTTCCATATCTTACCTATCacagaagaaaagaagCATGAAAATGCTTCAAATATCATTGGTGGTCCAGGCCCTGTCATTGTAGAAAATCCAACTGAAGTAAAAGAATTTTATGAAGTTAGAGATGTAGATGctgatgaattgaataaaagattaaacaatgaattgaaggaaaaagaattacaagaagaaaaccaACGTGAACCTGAAGCTGAAATCATCCCAGAATCAACCATTCCAGGAAAAGTGGATGATGAGGTTACTGAACCAGTTCATACTCCCGCTAATGTTTCACCAATTGAGGAAGGGGAACAACAACACCAACCTATTGAAGTTATAAATGAATCTGCTaatgttgaaaatgataacagtaaacaaataatagaCAACGACAACGTAGCACCATCAAAAACTGATGATATTGTAGAACCTATAgcagaaaagaaaaatcttgaaccagaaaataaagaaataattgaagaaagagaaaaattagaagatacAAATTCAACTCCAATGGCTACCATGGTTACTCCAACTACCCCCGAAGAACAAAAGCATGAAGTACCAGAGTTCCAATCTAAACTGGATCCAAAGGTGaggaaaaatgaaattgaaaatgaagcaaaagaagaaccgcaagaaattcaaaaagaaCCTACTCCAATAGCTGAACCAATAGTTAGTGAATCACCAAAAAAGCCtacaactacaactacCATGGAACAGAAACAGGcagaaataaaagaatCACCAAGGAAGAAAACGACTACTAAAACTACAAATATAGCTACTGCTAAAGCTACAGAaccaacaaaaaaacaaaccaCCAAACCTAAACCTACTACTACTAAGCCAAAATCACAAGCCACTCCTTCTACTCAAGAAGCtgataagaaaaagaaaaagaagaaaggtTTATTTGGTAAGATAAAGAAGTTATTCAgctaa
- the NDAI0H03700 gene encoding uncharacterized protein (similar to Saccharomyces cerevisiae YDL211C and YNL176C; ancestral locus Anc_2.79), whose protein sequence is MNQNTTSLTTQPLGSYIDHQITSSSEPTVTEPGLSSVLTSHSFSSQISVVQPSISQLDSNIPLSSSDSTINSNPTTKLEAKQASLSALNSQTSVFDTDSMEYVDLSPLSLSSSLSPSTPISSILPSPSSASVMLTSTSTSALLDISSSISSTLTTPLAQPSSSTTITNAYTTSSSSIDSQYNSLSSNLLNSMGGNSDQNIIPTSVTFTNLDLSPLLASYYALLTTSSSISSAVTTTSTSRSTLQSSSTATLKNLPLLPSTTNSSSSMPKEASKVVHSSSTASIYLSTRIIDVSSSCSSSALSHMTRLSSSLSSSSIESDNSQQSSTSSFTSSSSSSSSSSSSSQTQMYSISEDLTNSQLYYIYYTQDYYFTNSITTIETGLPMRTTISAQTPPVVSNIPTISVITTDVSFYQHWLDSGSIDDDDNGSDDSNSKSGGGNNKNKGTIIGSIVGSIGGFLLCCLIIWFMFFRRGRRRGNNGNLMRDSINNERKLGGRHYDSFDNTKSPSNITDPFQNEFGFHDRSINVNIVNNNDNTLQGNDGMNPMGRFSYGSSMVDSSGIDDGYSSMSSTSLYLGQNYDRDGMDGTSDPFGQSSNNNSTRQQQQQQQINTHGFLREII, encoded by the coding sequence ATGAATCAAAATACAACATCATTGACTACCCAACCATTGGGATCATATATCGATCATCAAATTACATCAAGTTCGGAACCAACTGTGACAGAACCAGGTCTTTCTTCCGTATTAACTTCACATTCTTTTTCCTCTCAGATATCAGTCGTTCAACCGTCAATCTCCCAATTAGATAGCAATATTCCACTTTCGTCAAGTGATTCAACAATTAACTCAAATCCAACAACCAAATTAGAAGCAAAACAGGCCTCTTTATCTGCATTAAATTCACAAACATCTGTTTTCGATACTGATTCTATGGAATATGTGGATTTGTCACCgttatctttatcttcatcgCTATCACCATCCACTCCAATCTCTTCAATTTTACCCTCTCCATCATCAGCATCTGTTATGCTCACATCGACATCAACATCTGCTCTTTTAGATATTTCATCATCGATTTCGAGTACACTAACGACTCCATTGGCGCAGCCATCTTCATCGACTACAATAACTAATGCATATACCACTTCAAGTAGTTCGATTGACAGTCAATATAATTCCTTGAGTTCAAATTTGTTAAATTCTATGGGTGGAAATTCAGATCAGAATATCATTCCAACGTCAGTAACTTTTACCAATCTCGATTTATCACCATTATTAGCATCTTACTACGCCTTACTTACTACATCTTCATCCATCTCTTCAGCTGTAACAACGACTTCCACATCAAGATCTACATTACAATCCAGCAGCACCGCAACACTAAAGAACTTACCCTTATTACCAAGTAcaacaaattcatcatcttcaatgCCGAAGGAAGCATCTAAAGTAGTacattcatcatcaaccGCATCAATATACCTATCAACAAGAATAATCgatgtttcttcttcatgtTCATCATCGGCGCTGTCGCATATGACAAGGCTatcgtcatcattatcttcttcttcgatCGAAAGTGACAATTCACAACAATCATCCACATCATCATTTacgtcatcatcatcatcatcatcatcatcatcatcatcatcacaaACACAAATGTATTCCATATCGGAGGATCTTACGAATTCtcaattatattatatatattatacacaagattattattttaccAATTCAATAACTACAATTGAAACAGGATTACCCATGAGAACAACCATATCGGCACAAACACCTCCAGTTGTAAGTAATATACCCACAATTTCAGTAATAACTACTGATGTTTCATTTTATCAGCATTGGTTAGATTCAGGAAGTATTGACGATGACGACAATGGAAGTGACGATTCGAATTCCAAAAGTGGGGGTGgaaataacaaaaataagGGAACTATAATTGGATCAATTGTTGGGAGTATAGGTGGATTTTTATTATGTTGCTTGATTATTTGGTTCATGTTTTTcagaagaggaagaagaagaggaaataACGGAAACTTAATGAGGGACTCAATCAACAACGAGAGAAAACTTGGTGGGAGACATTATgattcatttgataatacCAAATCCCCTTCTAATATAACAGACCCATTCCAAAATGAATTTGGATTTCATGACAGGTCAATTAACGTTAatattgttaataataatgataatacttTACAAGGAAATGATGGGATGAATCCAATGGGTAGATTTTCTTATGGTTCATCAATGGTTGATTCTTCTGGAATTGACGATGGATATTCTTCAATGTCATCCACTTCTTTATACTTGGGTCAGAATTATGATCGTGATGGGATGGATGGTACTAGTGATCCTTTCGGACAAAGTAGCAATAACAATTCAACgagacaacaacaacaacaacaacaaataaatacaCATGGTTTCTTGAGGGAAATTATATGA
- the SHR3 gene encoding Shr3p (similar to Saccharomyces cerevisiae SHR3 (YDL212W); ancestral locus Anc_2.77), whose product MLSYDEFCTIGTALILISSSFIMGTFFNNLTYDYHLLFNPNVTQEHFDNALRHYQTLYYTGRPLLYILAGVAILGLLGNMIRIYKPNPELKMFEYASLGLYVFGICIFITNIKTGIECSLNGNWGEVTQNQGLAVIGSSNIILLLMFLGVLILQIGLWYTNYDYQERLKDFYAEEAKDISIVAASRAKPIETESKKQQKKNKKLAKKNK is encoded by the coding sequence ATGTTATCATATGACGAATTTTGTACCATTGGTACCGCGCTAATCTTAATCTCCTCATCATTCATAATGGGtacttttttcaataatttaacCTAtgattatcatttattattcaatcCAAATGTCACTCAAGAACATTTTGACAATGCCCTAAGACACTATCaaacattatattatacCGGTAgaccattattatatatccTTGCTGGTGTCGCTATCCTTGGCTTATTAGGTAACATGATTAGAATTTATAAACCAAATcctgaattgaaaatgttcGAATATGCTTCTCTAGGGTTATACGTTTTTGgtatttgtattttcaTCACTAATATTAAGACTGGAATTGAATGTTCATTGAATGGTAATTGGGGGGAAGTTACTCAAAATCAAGGGTTAGCTGTCATTGGATCTTCTAATATCatcttattattgatgTTCTTGGGTGTTTTGATTTTACAAATCGGATTATGGTATACTAATTATGATTATCAAGAAAGATTGAAGGATTTTTATGCTGAAGAAGCTAAGGATATTTCCATTGTCGCTGCTTCAAGAGCTAAACCAATTGAAACTGAATCAAAGAAgcaacaaaagaaaaataaaaaattagctaaaaagaataaataa
- the NDAI0H03720 gene encoding Rho family protein (similar to Saccharomyces cerevisiae RHO5 (YNL180C); ancestral locus Anc_2.75) encodes MRAITCTVVGDGSTGKTSLLISYTTNTFPQDYVPTVFDNYSTNLSVSDPFPNSKSSLEKQVFKMNLWDTAGQEEYDTLRPLSYPQTDIFLICFAINDIISFNNIKNRWIPEILNNLTQSHLKKYEQSNKYPILLVGTKSDIKYENNNNNNNNNNNKIVTKEDIETLIKEHGLLGYIECSALTQVGVKDVFEKAVQLVVFDSTSSKLPLYITPEGDDDGADDIPKKESNVGDDNNTQAVTKPSSKVSTSHDDIINRHTSTEAHAVISEQPKPHTSQKPKRKIHSNANTRPSQKPKSKKKKNKLCVIL; translated from the coding sequence ATGAGAGCGATTACATGTACAGTTGTAGGGGATGGTTCCACAGGTAAAACATcacttttaatttcatataCAACCAATACATTTCCTCAAGATTATGTTCCAACTGTTTTCGATAATTACAGTACCAATCTGTCAGTGAGTGATCCATTCCCCAATTCAAAGTCATCCTTGGAGAAAcaagttttcaaaatgaatttatgGGATACAGCAGGccaagaagaatatgataCATTGAGACCATTATCCTATCCACAAACTGATATTTTCTTAATCTGTTTTGCCatcaatgatattattagCTTTAACAATATTAAGAATAGATGGATTCCAGaaatattaaacaatttaaCACAATctcatttgaagaaatatgaACAATCGAATAAGTATCCAATTTTGTTAGTTGGTACTAAATCTGATATTAAATAcgagaataataataataataataataataataataataagattgTTACAAaggaagatattgaaactTTAATTAAGGAACATGGACTGTTAGGATATATTGAATGTTCTGCATTAACACAAGTTGGTGTTAAAGATGTCTTTGAGAAGGCCGTTCAATTGGTAGTTTTTGACTCAACATCGAGTAAGTTACCCTTATACATCACTCCAGAgggtgatgatgatggtgcTGATGATAttccaaagaaagaatCAAACGTTggtgatgataataatactcAAGCTGTAACTAAACCTTCAAGTAAAGTTTCGACTTCacatgatgatattattaatagaCATACATCAACTGAAGCCCACGCTGTTATTTCCGAACAACCTAAACCTCATACATCTCAAAAGCCAAAGAGGAAAATACATTCCAATGCCAATACTAGGCCATCGCAAAAGCCAAAAagtaagaaaaaaaagaacaaactATGCGTCATATTATAG
- the NOP6 gene encoding Nop6p (similar to Saccharomyces cerevisiae NOP6 (YDL213C); ancestral locus Anc_2.72), protein MSEEKKLTKKQLKAQQFKKSKDEREQDKIKLEEEKTKKRSIEEEQEEPLKKKRKTRRGRKGKGKNGTGGGNRFIVFVGGLPRDITPTEIQSHFKSSSPDHIRLRSDKGIAFLEFDAEKDKTGIQRRMDVALLQHRTLLKEKRINVELTVGGGGNSKDRLEKLNKKNIKLDEERKERLTKLIKDSAQKKSEHASSAHAASGDSSSTTTVRGLHPDRAKLLAKQ, encoded by the coding sequence ATGAGtgaagagaaaaaattaactaAGAAGCAATTAAAGGCTCAACAATTCAAGAAATCGAAAGATGAACGTGAACAAGATAAGataaaattagaagaagaaaagacgaagaaaagaagtatagaagaagaacaagaggAACCTcttaagaagaagaggaaaacACGTAGAGGTCGTAAGGGTAAGGGCAAGAACGGTACTGGTGGTGGTAATAGATTTATTGTATTTGTTGGTGGGTTACCTCGGGATATTACACCAACTGAAATTCAATCACATTTTAAATCAAGTTCACCTGACCATATTAGATTGAGAAGTGATAAGGGAATTGCATTTTTGGAGTTTGATGCTGAGAAAGATAAGACTGGGATTCAAAGACGAATGGATGTTGCATTATTACAACATCGTactttattgaaagaaaagagaattAATGTTGAATTGACAGTTGGTGGTGGTGGGAATAGTAAAGATCgtcttgaaaaattaaacaagaagaatattaaattagatgaagaaCGTAAAGAAAGACTAACCAAGTTGATTAAAGATAGTGCCCAAAAGAAGAGTGAGCATGCTTCTTCTGCCCATGCAGCATCTGgtgattcatcatcaacaactACTGTTCGAGGATTACATCCTGATAGAGCAAAACTTCTTGCGAAAcaataa